The Seriola aureovittata isolate HTS-2021-v1 ecotype China chromosome 16, ASM2101889v1, whole genome shotgun sequence genomic interval TTACAAGTGGTTACTACCCCTGGCCATAACTCAGGTCagcagctgctgactgtagctttATATCAACCGTGTTGGAAtaagagtggtattgatctccTCATCTAACTCTAGACAACAAGACGAAACAAGCTTATTTACAATAATGTCAAACTCTTACTTTAAGTCTTTGAAACAGACAGCATCATTTAACACACAAATTCCTCAGTACAGTTTCTTCCTTTCCCGAAAAGGCTGCAGAATAGTAAttccaacctttttggcttgtgagcCGTTAAAATTAACCAATATTGTGATTCTTCCTTGCTGTTACTTTAACTAaagcttttagtttttataaCAATGATTTTTAGAGGCttgaaatgattatttattagaagaaaacacaagataaaaGTCAATACATAATTCTGTGAAGcacaaatatgttgttttgcattttctctgtaACTTCTGCTGTATCATAATTTTCCTTTGCAAAACAGCCTGAAACGTCAGCAGGCATACCGACACCTGCTGTACATGATGAGGACAAACAAATACTccatacattcattcatttatacaCAATCCtttgttttatggcatttttttattGCATGTACACCAGTGACAGTTGATTCAAGCTGAAAAGAAACTTTAGCAAATTTGTTTTCAACAACTAGTTTACATACAAGCAGCAAgtagcaggagaagaagaaaatcagttTTATAAATTGGAATATTTAGTTCAAAAAGTACAATGATGTCTCAAATTTTGGTGTTATAAAAGGGTGGGTTATCACCTTTCTGGATAAAAAAACGGCTTAATTCAAAGgcgtatatatatgtatatatatatatatatatatatatataatattttactcattctttgaataaaataaaaattgaataaaaagaTGTGCAAACGATATGAAATTAAGAAATAGTCATAGACATACATCACAGGACAGTTCTGCGGAATTTATACAAACATTTCAATGTGCTAAAGGCCGATTTTTAGTCGTAAATACTGAGCTCTGTATCAGCTGTAGACTATGAGTGAATTAGCAATACTGCAGTGTTCATGTGCAAAGCTGAGGTTTGGAAGTTTCTCTGCTGGTGTCAGCAGTGTTTGACATTTCGCTGTTTTGGGTGCAGGTGTTGCAGGTGTAGTTAGTGGCGGTCAGTCGTCGTTGTTGCAGTCCGTACACAGAATCAGGTCGCGGTCGGGGAAGAAGCCGGAGCCCACCAGCGACACAGAGCAGCGCGAGCACTTGAAGCACGGCTGGTGCCACTGCCGGTCCTCAAAAGAAACATACTTTCCATCTCCAAACCCTGCGAGAGGAGCATACAACATATGAGCAACTAATGAAGGAATGTTTTACTGGGGGTGGGAAATAGAGTTTAATAACAGCCTTGCAACATTCAGGAAATACCATAAATGAATTCCTGATAACATCAGTATTTGGCAgtaacaataagaaaacactgCCAGTTCTGTGTACCTGCTGGTATTCTAGTTCAGAGCTATGGTCAAAAGCATTTCATTCAACTGTGCATGTGAAGTTTCTTTGTTAACGCTAGAAAGGGGAAGATGGGATGATAACAGACTTTGTTGTGCCTGTATTGCTGCATTGTCTCTTCTTCAATTTtcttgttcttcctctgtgctcaCGTAAAGCCATGTATAGTGTTATCACAGTCTCTTTCATATTAGTCTGAAGGTGCAAGTTCTTGTCAGTATTAAAGTGATGAAAAGACACAGTACAGTGTCGTGGTTTGGTTTTAGGTTGCTCGTTTTTTGTGTTGCCAGTTTGGAGCCATCTACACACagtggccctcatttatcaatcttgcgtgaaaacaggcgcagatctgagcgcagaattggtcgtacgataggatacacgtgtgattcatgaaacttTCGTATCTGAgcaatcccagcgtacgaatgatcgggtcttgataaatgcggcggctgaattcgatcgtcattgacatgttacgcccttaaatattcctggttcggaggcctcgcccactaaggtcaaacatggagagaagagttactggcaaaaaacgaaacttttcagagatggagatcgacatcctgacatccgaggtggcgcaaaataaggatgtgctttttggcagtctgaaCAGTGGGATcaaaggagctcataaaaccgctgtgtggaagagggtaacggagatgagtttggctctgcagtgccgcctcctgcagccgcgcgccaacacagctgttttgaaaaataaaagaatcgtgtgtgtCCCCCGGTCACCtggccaccacgtttaaaagtgatagcttggcatcacaaatcacctgtacatttatagagtggtagtttttgcgattgatgaatgcgtaatcattcatggatggttCCTTCAGACGCACGAGTgcaatcaattgctccaaccaaatttggaaacccagcaacgaggagatccctgcggtctctgaaaacatgctcacgtctgacacgcgtgtattgttcctccaaaacgagtaaatctgccatcgttatgatttgataactgtcaaagcatctgtttaaataagggagtgagtaaacatctgaccaaccacagtgcaacaatgattatctcaccagatgcttttaattgttgttccagttgtgtcacacccatcggaaaaaacaaaaaacaattacacaattttgccatgggttaatttgcaaacacacatttctgcttgtatttattattatttcaaattttaatgtgcaataattagatgtcatgttaggctatttagcctatcatattgttttattgtacaaaagtggtatcagtaaagTGGCTACCAATATTTTTACGATAACAACGTAATACATGACAACGTaatgatgaacctacagagaattatcacctgaaccTGCAGCTTCCCTCAGCTTTACGGGGCTCATTGTCTAGCTCTCTGGCTTTACTGTTTTGATCCACGCTCACCGCTCTCACAGTGTTGTTTTCTCGATGAACCCACTGTGCACTACCTGCTccgcaccaaacagcagacaaacacaatttAAGACTATCTGGTGAACAAAGTGGAGCATTGAGCAGGGAGGAGACtaaaaacagaggtaaaagagAGGGACTATTGGACACACATTCATCACGAAACACAACTCTAAATGACAGCTATTGTTGCTCTGATACCACTggttgtgtaaataaacaactgtttgCCATATCAAgtgatgatatgtcaatgtTATGTTCATGTCTTGTTTCCAAATGGCCAGAAAAAGCATCAGTTGTTGCAGGTTTTAAGTTCATTTTTGGAACCATTTATGGTCTGCATTTTATCAGCAATAGCTAATCGGTATATTTTGTATTCTCTTATATATCTGTATTGTATTCTTACATATCTATGTTGTAGTTGTCATTGTAAGTTGGAGGGTCCACCATTCCAGAGTGGGATTCAAACATCTTTAATACACATGAAGGATTCACAGGAAACACCATAGCATGTCAAttcagtgttgctgtttgtAATATTATCTCTGTCTTTACCATTGAATATTTTCTACTGCTACTGCTTCACATTAAGAGTTTGCAACTGATTCGCAACACAGGCCGGTCCTTTCTTAGGACAATAGCACAAAACCTACACAACACAAAGAGAGGATATTTGCAATCATGCAAATCACACAGAAAGGATCAGATCCAAGATTTTCAACCTGAGTCAACTGACTGCCTAAACCTGCTTGTTATAGATTGTTGCTTTGGCATTTTAACCTTTACTGATAGCAGATAATCAAGACAAACAGGAGTCATAGGGAAAAAACGGAAGACGATAAGGAACAAACGACCGCTAGGTTAGCAAGGCACCACACCCTAAAGTGTTAACTCTAGGAATTTACCCGGTGGTCCAGTGCACTTTACTGACCTGTGATGGCTGTGTTGCAGCCGGCACACTTTTTGGCATAGAGGCTGCTGAAGCACTTGACGCAGTACGGACTTTCTCCCTGCGAGGTGAAGGGTTGACCAGCCAGAGGAGCTTTGCAGCCGTTGCAGAAGAAACACTCTTTGTGCCACACCTTGTCCTTGTAGGTCACCCCTCCTTTAGTGAGAGCctgcaggacacaaacacagactgttcaTGTAAAATGCGTCAAGTGAAGATCCTGCCTTGTTTATATCGGGCAGCTGCGGCGTCTCTGACGTCTTCTTCTTTGGGTTTTCTACTGATAAATATGACTTCTCTGCATGgctgtttcatcatcattatcactcATTATCAGTATTATCTGACTTGTAATTCATTACTTTGTGTTATATTTATGggtattttaaaatcatatttagatctaaagtttgttttgtctatCATTTCTATTTGTCTCTAATGAGGTAAGCAATTGAACATCTTTGGGCAAAACATTTGAAGCTGTCACTTTGGGCTCTGACATTTTGAGATAGAATTTTATTGACTAAagaattaataaaacataatcaagagttaataaataatgaataacagTAGTAAGTGTTGTGTACAATATTCATCAACATCAGTCACTGAGGCCTGGTTTACCTTTTTGCAGTGGCTGCACTGAGGAGCAAACCTGCCCTCGTAGCATGGCACACAGTAGTAGTTGTTTTTATCTGGGATGAAAGCCTCGGCTCCGATCGGCTTCTCGCAGCCGTGACACATAAAACAGTCCTCGTGCCACGTAGAGCCGCCGTACTCCAACATCCTCGATCCtgtcagagaaaacagagaggaagtgaggggaACAGATGAAGGTTGAAACTGAGACgttttttgattgtttgttaATATCTTCCCTGACTTTCTGAAGGTTCTGTGTCACTCTGGGCGTTCCTCGGATCTCTGTCCTGCTCTGCTGTAACTAGAATAATAGCGTTCACACAAACGCTGAGGAGGCCCAAAGTGATAATTCAGTGTAATGGCTAAACCTGTTCTTACACGGCCCTGCTTCAGCGTATCTCCTATCAAACTGATCTGACAAGCTGTAACAAAGCAATGCATACACTGCTGCACAGCATCTTAACgctcctttttatttatttcacagttttaacTATTTCATAAGTGGCAGTTAGCGCACTCCCACATAAGTATGAGAATCACACGCCTCACTGGAGAGGTTTATGGAAGTCGGGAACCGGTCATGCTTATGATATTGGATGTCAGATCCTTTAATCACTGGCCTTGTTTTACAACTTTTGGGACCTGAAATGAAGACCAAAGGCATGACGGTgttttgaacttgaacttggCTGCACTTTTATGAAAAGGGGGGAGAGGGCAGCAGCTTTTAAAGGCATTCCAGGCTGAgcagaaactgaagaaaataactGCTCAGTTCAGAAAAGAACTGGTGAGTTATAATAATCCCACAGTACCCACAGGCCCGGGTAATTTTCAGTCATCCGACACCACTGCTGCGCTCGTGTCGTCACAGCGGCCAGAGCTGAAAACTCTGCTGGGAGAAATTTTCACCAGAGCAAGGAAACAATCATTCTGTCACATCTAAGCTGTCACACACCGCTTAACAAAAACTCATTGGCCTCTTTACCCCTGCAAAAACAGGGTGTGAACCTCCTGACTGTTGGTGTGATAACTGAGGGAGCTGTCTGCAAGGCTGTGTGTgaacttttttcagtttttcttgtcaCTACCTGGCATGACTGTCTTGTCGCAGGCCACACACTTGGAGGAGAACTCGTTGCAGAAGCAGTCGCTGCACACGAGTGCGTCCTCCTGGCTGGTGAAGGGCTCATCTGCCAGAGAGCGGTCGCAGCGGAAACAGCGAAAGCAGTGCTCGTGGTAATGTCTGTTCTCATAGAAGAGCTcctgggggaggaggaggaggagagggagggtcAGACAGAGCAACTCCAGTTTGTAAAAGTGGATCAACAATAGAAACTCAAAATTTctctataataaaatatatttaataaaatcatTGCTGCAATGACATTTTGTTCCGTTTTTCACAGGGAGGTTCAGACTCCAGTCACTACCTTACTTGCTAAATTAAGACATCAGGGCGGATGGATTTGTGAAAGGAAGGAGGCCAAGGAGGATTATACAAAGTCCTCtgtgatatgaaaacaaaatctcaaaTTAAATCAAGTGTAATCATGCATATCTGGCAGACAAGATAAAACAAAGAGGAATAACAAGAGCagggaagagaaacaaacataaaacatacaaatgatcaattatttaaaaaaaaaaggatcttgAAACCTGTAATAAAGATGATGgctttttcatttaaagctgCTCCAGAGCACAGCGTGggggaagaaataaaacaatttcaatttccaaaataaaaagttgGATTCATAAGTTGTAGTTTATAGTGGCTGTTGTCAGCAAATGTTAGCAAAATCAAGCTAGATTTTCCTTTATAGACGTAATTACTGAGGCGATTTAATGACTCTTTTACTCGTGCTACTGCTACACTGCAATCTATAATTTACCCCTATCCCTTTACTGTAACTTGTGGCCATAGTTGTCGGTGTGAAGCAAACGTTACATACTCACTTTAATAAGCAGTGGGACAATAAAGTAAATGACGTCATTTGAAGACTTAGTAGAATACGAGTGTCTGAAATTTGATTTACAACTTTTTGGAAACATTGGGAAGATTTTCAGGTGTGCAAATCAAAACTAAACTTAGCCTTGTTTGGCTCTGcacaaagtaataaaaataaaaaagctaaaaaccaactaattaaaaaagtttttaggCTTTAAACTCAAATTATCGTTGAAGCAgagttgttggtgttgttgggTAAAATGCCCTGTTTTGTAACTAAGAGGATTTTACACAGTCTTaactttcattgtttcat includes:
- the LOC130184183 gene encoding four and a half LIM domains protein 3-like → MSDRFDCKNCNESLYGRKYIDVEDNPHCIPCYDRLHANTCQECKEIISHNAKELFYENRHYHEHCFRCFRCDRSLADEPFTSQEDALVCSDCFCNEFSSKCVACDKTVMPGSRMLEYGGSTWHEDCFMCHGCEKPIGAEAFIPDKNNYYCVPCYEGRFAPQCSHCKKALTKGGVTYKDKVWHKECFFCNGCKAPLAGQPFTSQGESPYCVKCFSSLYAKKCAGCNTAITGFGDGKYVSFEDRQWHQPCFKCSRCSVSLVGSGFFPDRDLILCTDCNNDD